One genomic window of Nitrosomonas sp. Is35 includes the following:
- the mnmE gene encoding tRNA uridine-5-carboxymethylaminomethyl(34) synthesis GTPase MnmE, with the protein MAGSDIIAAIATPPGRGGIGVIRISGKHLTKLAEAILGRLPKPRYACLSQFLDAGGQVIDQGIALYFPAPHSYTGEDVLELQGHGGPAVMDLLLDRCLAAGARLAQPGEFTLRAYLNNKIDLIQAESVAAIIEASTHEAARCAINSLQGHFSSRIEELVSLLIKLRMLIEATLDFPEDEIDNLQTLRIDEKLAQIYVLLEQIFLAARQGNLLQEGIRIVLTGAPNVGKSSLLNQLVQEEAAIVTEIPGTTRDTIQRTISLAGMPIHIIDTAGLRETQDVVEQKGIERTHAAIRDANMVLRLIDSSQPQPAENNPAQHAIPAGKPQITVFNKIDLVSENPRTEDLEGHSVIYLSAKTGAGIELLRSKILEIAGWQFNQAGEGVFMARQRHLEALNQAKKHLENAQRFTEGEYQLELLAEELRLAQNVLSSITGQFTADDLLGEIFSHFCIGK; encoded by the coding sequence ATAGCAGGCTCTGATATCATTGCAGCAATTGCAACCCCGCCCGGTCGCGGTGGAATCGGAGTCATTCGGATTTCCGGCAAGCATCTGACAAAATTGGCGGAAGCAATCCTTGGCAGACTCCCGAAACCGCGTTATGCGTGTCTCAGCCAGTTTCTGGATGCCGGTGGACAAGTCATCGATCAAGGTATCGCGCTCTACTTTCCTGCACCTCATTCCTACACGGGTGAAGATGTCCTGGAGTTACAGGGGCATGGCGGTCCAGCCGTCATGGATTTATTGCTCGATCGCTGTCTTGCGGCCGGTGCCCGTTTGGCGCAACCCGGTGAATTTACGTTACGCGCTTATCTCAATAACAAGATTGATTTGATTCAAGCGGAAAGCGTCGCAGCGATTATCGAAGCCAGTACCCATGAAGCAGCGCGCTGCGCAATCAACTCATTGCAAGGGCATTTTTCATCCCGGATTGAAGAACTCGTCAGTTTATTGATTAAGCTGCGCATGCTCATAGAAGCTACGCTGGATTTTCCCGAAGATGAAATCGATAATTTGCAAACGTTACGCATCGACGAGAAATTAGCGCAAATCTATGTGCTACTTGAGCAGATATTTCTGGCCGCACGGCAAGGTAATTTGTTGCAGGAGGGTATTCGCATCGTTTTGACGGGAGCGCCCAATGTCGGTAAGTCCAGCTTACTGAATCAATTGGTGCAAGAAGAGGCCGCTATCGTCACAGAAATTCCCGGAACCACACGCGATACAATTCAACGCACTATTTCCCTTGCCGGTATGCCAATTCATATCATCGATACGGCCGGACTGAGAGAAACCCAGGATGTGGTTGAACAAAAAGGCATTGAGCGTACGCATGCTGCGATCAGGGATGCCAACATGGTGCTCCGGCTCATTGACAGCAGTCAACCCCAGCCCGCTGAAAACAATCCGGCACAACATGCTATTCCGGCCGGTAAACCGCAAATCACGGTATTCAACAAAATTGATTTAGTCAGTGAGAATCCAAGAACTGAAGATCTGGAAGGACACAGCGTCATTTATCTTTCGGCCAAAACCGGTGCGGGTATTGAACTACTGCGCAGCAAAATATTGGAAATCGCAGGCTGGCAATTTAATCAGGCCGGGGAGGGTGTGTTTATGGCCAGACAGCGCCATCTGGAAGCACTGAACCAAGCCAAGAAGCATCTGGAAAATGCGCAGAGATTCACGGAAGGTGAATATCAATTAGAGCTGCTGGCGGAAGAGTTAAGATTGGCGCAAAACGTTTTGTCGTCGATTACAGGACAATTTACCGCCGATGATTTGCTCGGGGAAATTTTTTCGCATTTTTGCATTGGTAAGTAA
- a CDS encoding DUF1854 domain-containing protein produces MSATVTYQLTRNSYGRLVLTDQSGVTHEGVIPVRSFPITDPGQGIALIDSHGHELAWIEQFDDLPEAYRMLIESELASREFMPEIKRITKVSGFITPSTWHIETDRGAAVLILKGEEDIRRLTASSLMITDDHGIHFLLRDRTALDRHSRKLLDHFL; encoded by the coding sequence ATGAGTGCTACCGTTACTTATCAATTAACCCGGAATTCCTACGGCCGTTTGGTTTTGACCGATCAATCCGGTGTCACGCACGAAGGTGTCATTCCCGTACGATCATTTCCGATTACCGATCCGGGACAAGGCATCGCGCTGATCGATTCGCATGGCCATGAGTTGGCATGGATAGAGCAGTTCGATGATTTACCGGAAGCGTATCGCATGTTGATTGAATCAGAACTGGCAAGCCGTGAATTTATGCCGGAGATAAAACGCATCACGAAAGTCTCCGGTTTCATCACGCCAAGCACCTGGCATATCGAAACAGATCGTGGTGCAGCGGTACTGATTCTGAAGGGGGAAGAGGATATCCGCCGTTTAACCGCATCGTCGTTAATGATCACCGATGACCATGGCATCCATTTTCTGCTTCGTGACCGCACGGCACTGGACCGTCATAGCCGCAAATTGCTGGATCATTTTCTGTAG
- a CDS encoding ABC transporter ATP-binding protein, with translation MQQLPHPSLSNLPSAWLNALSSQLINEESILAWLEIDLDHQLHFATGIIIATNKRVLAKMAGDETWQTWNYQQGLQLTQRDHAGVGCLELFDPHTRLAFWRYRLGNVMAANRLIECFTQQLDYHVDGKLPESSQASAQCPHCGAFLSAEQDECPVCEKQNHIPPSTWVLLRLWRFAKPYKGRLLIGFLLTLCSTAATLVPPYLTMPLMDNVLIPYQNGQPIDTDLVQFYLSGLLGAAILAWMLGWARTYMLALVSERIGADLRTTTYEHLLNLSQEYFGGKRTGDLMARIGAETDRINLFISLHLLDFATDVIMICMTAIILVSINPWLALVTLIPLPIIAWLIHLVRDRLRIGFEKVDRIWAEVNNVLADTIPGIRVVKAFAQEKREAARFHAANQRNLQINDRVNRIWSLFTPTVTLLTEVGLLVVWVFGIWQISQDEITVGVLTAFLAYIGRFYIRLDSMSRIVSITQKAAAGTKRIFDILDHVSSVPESANPVHLPMIQGQIELRHVGFRYGTRSITRGINLVIKPGEMIGLVGHSGSGKSTLVNLICRFYDVTEGAILVDGHDIRTLPLAEYRKHIGLVLQEPFLFFGTIAENIAYGKPDASRAEIVAAARAAHAHEFILRLPHGYDSLVGERGQALSGGERQRISIARALLINPRILILDEATSSVDTTTEKDIQKALDNLVRGRTTIAIAHRLSTLREANRLIVLDRGKIVEVGNHAELMAREGYYHRLYLAQARNVDEEERALISAAEHSIAGEHK, from the coding sequence ATGCAACAACTCCCTCATCCATCATTAAGCAACTTGCCTTCAGCTTGGCTCAATGCGCTTTCTTCACAATTGATCAACGAAGAAAGCATTCTCGCCTGGCTTGAAATCGATCTCGACCACCAGCTGCATTTTGCTACAGGCATCATCATCGCAACGAATAAACGTGTATTGGCAAAAATGGCTGGCGATGAAACTTGGCAAACGTGGAATTATCAGCAAGGATTGCAGCTGACACAGCGTGATCATGCCGGTGTTGGCTGTTTGGAATTGTTCGATCCGCATACGCGGCTGGCCTTTTGGCGTTACCGCTTAGGTAATGTCATGGCGGCAAACCGGCTGATCGAGTGCTTTACGCAGCAATTGGATTATCATGTCGACGGCAAGCTGCCCGAATCCTCGCAGGCATCGGCTCAATGTCCCCATTGCGGCGCTTTTCTATCTGCTGAACAGGATGAATGCCCTGTTTGCGAAAAACAAAATCATATACCGCCTTCCACCTGGGTCTTACTACGCTTGTGGCGCTTCGCAAAACCCTACAAAGGACGACTGCTCATCGGTTTTCTGCTGACCTTATGCAGCACTGCCGCAACCTTGGTGCCGCCCTACTTAACCATGCCACTTATGGATAATGTGTTGATTCCATATCAGAATGGCCAGCCTATCGATACCGACTTAGTACAATTCTATCTCTCCGGCTTACTGGGAGCGGCGATCCTTGCCTGGATGCTGGGCTGGGCGCGAACCTACATGCTGGCGCTGGTTTCAGAGCGTATCGGCGCTGATTTGCGCACCACCACCTACGAGCATTTACTGAATCTTTCGCAGGAATATTTCGGCGGCAAGCGGACCGGCGATTTGATGGCGCGTATCGGTGCTGAAACTGACCGCATTAATCTTTTTATTTCATTGCATTTACTCGACTTCGCCACGGATGTCATCATGATTTGCATGACGGCTATCATTTTAGTGTCGATCAATCCCTGGTTAGCTTTGGTAACGCTGATACCGCTGCCAATTATCGCATGGCTGATTCATTTGGTTCGCGACCGCTTGCGAATTGGTTTTGAAAAGGTGGATCGCATCTGGGCCGAAGTGAACAATGTGCTCGCAGACACAATTCCAGGTATCCGGGTAGTTAAAGCCTTCGCGCAAGAGAAAAGAGAAGCGGCGCGTTTTCATGCCGCCAACCAACGCAATTTACAGATCAATGACCGAGTAAATAGAATCTGGTCACTATTCACGCCGACGGTCACCCTGCTGACCGAAGTCGGGTTACTCGTCGTATGGGTATTCGGCATATGGCAAATATCGCAAGATGAAATTACTGTTGGGGTGCTGACGGCATTTCTTGCGTACATTGGCCGTTTCTACATCCGGCTCGACTCAATGAGCCGGATTGTATCGATCACCCAGAAAGCGGCAGCTGGCACCAAACGCATTTTTGACATTCTGGATCATGTATCCAGCGTTCCAGAATCGGCCAATCCGGTACATTTACCAATGATTCAAGGGCAAATAGAGCTGCGTCACGTTGGTTTCCGGTATGGAACGCGCAGTATAACGCGCGGCATCAATCTAGTTATTAAACCCGGCGAAATGATTGGCCTGGTTGGGCACAGCGGTTCGGGAAAAAGCACGTTGGTCAACCTGATCTGCCGTTTTTACGATGTCACCGAAGGCGCCATTCTGGTCGACGGACACGATATCCGTACCTTACCGCTTGCTGAGTATCGCAAACATATTGGCCTAGTGCTGCAAGAGCCCTTTCTGTTTTTCGGCACTATCGCTGAGAATATCGCTTATGGCAAACCAGACGCGAGCCGCGCAGAAATTGTCGCGGCGGCGCGAGCGGCGCACGCACATGAGTTTATTTTACGCCTGCCGCATGGTTATGATTCGCTGGTTGGCGAGCGCGGGCAAGCATTATCGGGCGGTGAACGTCAGCGCATTTCAATCGCGCGCGCGCTATTGATTAATCCGCGTATTCTCATTCTGGACGAAGCCACCTCTTCGGTCGACACCACCACGGAAAAAGACATTCAGAAAGCATTGGATAATCTGGTACGCGGCCGAACCACGATCGCGATCGCACATCGTCTATCGACTCTTCGCGAAGCCAACCGGTTGATTGTCCTGGATCGTGGCAAAATCGTGGAAGTTGGCAATCACGCTGAATTAATGGCACGTGAGGGCTACTATCACCGGCTGTATTTGGCGCAAGCGCGTAATGTCGATGAAGAAGAACGGGCACTGATTTCCGCTGCGGAACACAGCATTGCAGGAGAACACAAATGA
- a CDS encoding DUF3619 family protein — MNEQELGKEIARLLDTSANETIKQSTLYRLQAARRAALENCQPTLEMMNSGNGTSVFGGHNEHFNAGKLLLLVAVLVTFALVSATYWQFLERNRLTTDTTILVDGLSADGLSDNEPKLIDELSIDNYIDNVLQLVEDISAEVLIANEPIPEEIDGSPANVQIESEPELIEDLPTEARADSELDEKLDP, encoded by the coding sequence ATGAACGAGCAGGAACTGGGAAAAGAAATTGCCAGATTATTGGACACCAGTGCTAATGAAACTATTAAGCAGAGTACCCTGTATCGGCTGCAAGCAGCGCGCCGTGCCGCTCTGGAAAATTGCCAGCCCACATTGGAAATGATGAATTCAGGTAATGGCACGTCCGTTTTCGGTGGACACAACGAACATTTCAATGCTGGAAAGTTGTTGTTATTAGTAGCCGTGTTGGTCACTTTTGCTTTGGTGTCGGCAACTTATTGGCAATTTCTGGAAAGAAACAGGCTAACCACAGACACTACGATACTGGTTGATGGCTTATCGGCAGACGGTCTTAGTGATAATGAGCCGAAACTGATTGATGAGTTATCGATCGATAACTATATTGACAATGTACTCCAATTGGTTGAGGACATATCCGCAGAGGTTCTGATCGCTAATGAGCCTATCCCTGAGGAAATTGATGGCTCTCCGGCAAATGTTCAAATTGAGAGTGAACCGGAATTGATCGAGGATTTACCCACGGAAGCCCGCGCTGATAGTGAACTAGATGAAAAATTAGATCCCTAA
- a CDS encoding RNA polymerase sigma factor: MATRQELSDFLIATEKRAYKQALFAVHDEHMALDIVQDSMMKLTASYASKPAEELPLLFQRILQNTIRDYYRRQKIRSLWTTLFSAFTPSDQDKNQEDFDILETLQVKQESNDPHAQLERLQLINLIEEAIKILPSRQREAFILRYWEEMSLAETAAIMKCSEGSVKTHCSRAVHTLATILREKGVKL; this comes from the coding sequence CTGGCCACGCGACAAGAACTTTCAGATTTTCTGATTGCAACCGAAAAGCGCGCCTATAAACAAGCCTTGTTCGCGGTTCATGACGAGCATATGGCATTGGATATTGTTCAGGATTCCATGATGAAACTGACGGCGAGCTATGCTTCAAAACCAGCCGAAGAGCTACCGTTATTGTTTCAGCGCATCCTGCAAAATACCATTCGCGATTATTACCGGCGGCAGAAGATCCGTTCACTATGGACGACACTGTTTTCAGCATTCACCCCCAGTGATCAAGATAAGAATCAAGAAGACTTCGATATACTCGAAACTTTACAGGTAAAGCAGGAATCCAATGATCCCCATGCTCAGCTTGAAAGATTACAACTCATTAATTTAATAGAGGAAGCAATAAAAATTCTGCCATCACGTCAACGCGAAGCCTTCATACTGCGTTACTGGGAAGAAATGAGTTTGGCGGAAACAGCCGCTATTATGAAATGCTCGGAAGGTAGTGTAAAAACACATTGCTCACGGGCAGTTCATACATTAGCTACAATTCTCAGAGAAAAAGGAGTGAAATTATGA
- a CDS encoding DNA gyrase inhibitor YacG, whose protein sequence is MQQRTVNCPQCGKEIIWEPASRFRPFCSERCKTNDLSQWAQESYRIPEVEKDPENTITTEPI, encoded by the coding sequence ATGCAACAGCGCACAGTCAATTGCCCGCAATGCGGTAAAGAAATAATCTGGGAACCGGCCAGCCGTTTCCGTCCGTTTTGTTCCGAACGGTGCAAAACGAACGATCTGTCGCAATGGGCCCAGGAATCTTACCGCATCCCTGAAGTAGAAAAAGATCCGGAGAATACTATAACCACTGAGCCGATATAA
- a CDS encoding GGDEF domain-containing protein, which translates to MDESIYEKNRELQRKLDHLLKQARANEKKQELYETFGFEIIGASTPKQLRDLLLSQTVERFQLLDVVLCLVDYHKDTERLFFERDEEAQLSYENKLLILDTLKDAEIIHSLSSHPVLGVEALKNYRWMIANLKSRDQVKSAAFLPLLRGDQIIGALLLLSHDPHRYQAGIGTLFLQKISAMAAVAIENCLNQQRLKEISYQDVLTQAYNRRYFDLRFKDEIARCMRWDDDLICMFLDVDHFKKINDTYGHQTGDLVLRYMVGLIKEQVRSCDIVARYGGEEFVVALPSTTLQAAHEIAERLRQAICSTALNFHDKQFTVSISIGIASLRSLLTAQQHDADFICSTLLDRADQALYAAKSGGRNQVAVYADADLITH; encoded by the coding sequence ATGGATGAATCGATCTACGAGAAGAACCGGGAGTTACAGCGTAAGCTCGATCATCTGCTCAAGCAAGCCAGAGCCAATGAGAAAAAGCAGGAGTTATATGAGACCTTTGGCTTTGAAATTATTGGCGCCAGCACACCCAAACAGCTGCGGGATCTGCTGTTATCGCAAACCGTTGAGCGTTTTCAGTTACTCGATGTTGTTTTGTGTCTGGTTGACTACCATAAAGACACCGAACGTCTGTTCTTTGAACGCGACGAAGAAGCGCAGCTGAGCTACGAGAACAAGCTCTTGATTCTCGATACCTTAAAAGATGCGGAAATCATCCATTCGCTATCCAGTCATCCGGTGCTGGGCGTGGAAGCATTGAAGAATTACCGCTGGATGATCGCTAATCTGAAAAGCCGCGATCAGGTAAAAAGTGCTGCATTTCTGCCGTTGCTGCGCGGCGATCAGATAATCGGCGCGTTATTGTTGCTTAGTCACGATCCGCATCGCTATCAGGCGGGTATCGGGACGCTTTTCTTGCAAAAAATATCCGCGATGGCTGCCGTTGCGATCGAAAACTGCCTCAATCAGCAACGGCTCAAGGAAATCAGCTACCAGGATGTGTTGACGCAAGCGTATAACCGCCGTTATTTCGATCTGCGTTTCAAGGATGAAATTGCACGCTGCATGCGCTGGGATGATGATTTGATCTGCATGTTTCTCGATGTGGATCATTTCAAGAAAATCAATGACACCTACGGCCATCAAACCGGCGATCTGGTGCTCCGCTATATGGTCGGCTTAATCAAGGAGCAAGTCCGGTCGTGTGATATTGTGGCGCGATATGGCGGGGAAGAATTCGTCGTTGCGCTACCGTCGACGACGTTGCAAGCAGCGCATGAAATTGCCGAACGGTTGCGTCAAGCGATTTGTTCCACTGCGCTGAATTTTCATGACAAACAATTCACGGTATCGATTTCGATCGGTATTGCCAGCCTGCGAAGTTTGTTGACTGCGCAGCAACACGACGCGGATTTCATCTGCAGCACCTTACTCGATCGAGCCGACCAGGCGTTATACGCCGCCAAATCAGGCGGCCGCAATCAGGTGGCGGTATACGCCGATGCCGATCTGATTACGCACTGA
- a CDS encoding Nudix family hydrolase: MNHSTTPIAGSTPIVEVVAAVILQPDGRFLLTRRPAGKVYSGYWEFPGGKVEPNESLLHALERELWEELGIHVRQAHSWITRVFSYSHATVRLHFFRVVEWEGQPSPREKQGLSWQWPHPVEVSPMLPANGPILQSLRLPPVYAITHAAETGIEAALQHIERALQNGLRLLQIREKQMTPDALRDFTGRVLELARPYQAKVLINGSTELAQELGADGVHLTSSQLMAMSSRPDPAAGLCAASCHNAEELFAAEQLGLDFAVLGPVQPTLSHPGLSSLGWRRFATLIRGYSLPVYALGGLHREDLPIAQEMGAHGIAMMRGIE; the protein is encoded by the coding sequence ATGAATCACTCAACCACGCCAATTGCCGGATCGACACCTATCGTTGAAGTCGTCGCAGCGGTGATTCTGCAACCGGATGGCCGGTTCTTACTGACACGCAGGCCCGCCGGGAAAGTGTATTCCGGCTACTGGGAATTTCCCGGCGGCAAGGTTGAACCGAACGAATCGTTGCTGCACGCGCTGGAGCGGGAATTGTGGGAAGAACTCGGCATCCACGTGCGCCAAGCTCATTCCTGGATCACACGCGTTTTCAGCTATTCACATGCCACCGTACGACTGCATTTCTTTCGCGTGGTGGAATGGGAAGGTCAGCCCTCACCCCGGGAAAAACAGGGATTATCCTGGCAATGGCCACATCCGGTTGAAGTATCTCCGATGCTGCCTGCCAACGGCCCGATTTTGCAGTCGCTGCGGTTACCGCCGGTTTATGCCATCACCCATGCGGCTGAAACCGGCATCGAGGCCGCATTACAGCACATCGAGCGCGCATTACAAAACGGCTTGCGCTTGCTGCAAATCCGCGAGAAGCAAATGACGCCCGATGCGCTACGTGACTTTACCGGGAGAGTTCTGGAACTTGCCCGGCCCTATCAAGCAAAAGTGTTGATCAATGGCAGCACGGAACTGGCGCAAGAACTTGGCGCCGATGGCGTACATCTCACATCGTCGCAGCTGATGGCCATGTCATCCCGCCCCGATCCGGCCGCTGGATTATGCGCTGCATCCTGCCACAACGCCGAAGAACTTTTTGCCGCCGAACAGCTGGGGCTTGATTTTGCCGTGCTGGGACCGGTGCAGCCGACACTGAGCCATCCGGGATTGTCGTCATTGGGATGGAGAAGGTTTGCGACGCTGATTCGCGGCTATTCGCTGCCGGTGTATGCACTGGGCGGATTGCACCGGGAAGATTTGCCCATCGCCCAGGAAATGGGCGCGCATGGCATTGCGATGATGCGCGGAATCGAATGA
- a CDS encoding ATP-binding protein has product MNDLDKLCARLDRLLDHVEKALPSVSPEPDWQAAIAFRWRRQGNNGFIQPVTQPHRITLDALCGIDEQKQRIDQNTQQFVQGFSANNVLLTGARGTGKSSLIKALLNKYAQDGLRLIEVEKHHLVDLHDIVEKIYQRPERFILFCDDLSFETDEPGYKALKVVLDGSIATVSDNVLIYATSNRRHMVPEFMRDNLDTKHIGDEVHPSEAIEEKISLSERFGLWVSFYPFDQDQYLDIVRYWLAYFGIPEMTALARTEALQWAIERGSRSGRVAWQFARDLAGRQQSAGNHP; this is encoded by the coding sequence ATGAATGATTTAGATAAGCTCTGTGCGCGTTTGGATCGATTACTCGATCACGTGGAAAAAGCGCTGCCGTCCGTATCACCGGAACCGGATTGGCAAGCAGCGATCGCTTTCCGCTGGCGCAGGCAGGGCAACAACGGATTCATTCAACCAGTGACGCAGCCGCATCGGATCACACTCGACGCATTGTGCGGCATCGACGAACAGAAACAGCGCATCGACCAGAACACGCAGCAGTTCGTGCAGGGTTTTTCCGCCAACAATGTGTTGCTGACGGGCGCGCGCGGCACCGGAAAATCGTCCTTGATTAAAGCGCTATTGAATAAATACGCGCAAGACGGGCTGCGCCTGATTGAAGTGGAGAAGCATCATCTGGTCGATCTGCACGACATTGTGGAAAAGATTTATCAGCGCCCGGAACGCTTCATTCTGTTTTGCGACGATTTGTCGTTTGAAACCGACGAGCCAGGCTACAAAGCGCTCAAAGTGGTGCTGGACGGTTCGATTGCCACGGTTTCCGACAATGTGCTGATTTATGCCACATCGAACCGGCGTCACATGGTGCCGGAATTCATGCGCGACAATCTCGACACCAAGCATATCGGCGACGAAGTGCATCCGAGCGAGGCCATTGAGGAGAAGATTTCACTGTCGGAGCGCTTCGGGCTGTGGGTGTCGTTTTATCCGTTCGATCAGGATCAGTATCTGGATATCGTGCGCTACTGGCTGGCTTATTTCGGTATTCCGGAAATGACCGCGCTGGCGCGTACCGAAGCATTGCAATGGGCGATCGAACGCGGCTCGCGCAGCGGCCGGGTGGCGTGGCAATTCGCGCGCGATCTGGCAGGGCGGCAACAATCGGCTGGCAACCATCCCTAG
- the argJ gene encoding bifunctional glutamate N-acetyltransferase/amino-acid acetyltransferase ArgJ, which translates to MPVNIPPLTPEQLLPVAGVELGTTEAGIKKANRKDLLVMVLDEGTQAAGVFTQNRFCAAPVTVAKQHLAHAAIRVLVVNTGNANAGTGEVGIQHALATCAEAGRLLGCDTQQVLPFSTGVIMEPLPVDKIVQGLPAAVANCKADNWFNAAHAIMTTDIVPKAASKQVQIGGKTVTVTGIAKGSGMIRPNMATMLGYVATDAVISQPLLQELVKYAADHSFNRITVDGDTSTNDAFIVVATGKAGNAEITRQDSSEFNQLQQAVTAIAAELAKMIVRDGEGATKFITVQIEAGKDAGECAKVAYAIAHSPLVKTAFFASDPNLGRILAAIGYAGIDDLNVDGIQLYLDDVLVAEKGGRAANYREADGQRVMNQAEITIRVVLNRGSASTTVWTCDFSYDYVKINASYRS; encoded by the coding sequence ATGCCTGTCAATATTCCTCCTCTAACCCCTGAACAATTGCTGCCTGTTGCGGGTGTCGAGCTCGGCACCACCGAGGCCGGGATCAAAAAGGCCAACCGCAAGGATTTGCTGGTGATGGTGCTGGACGAAGGCACGCAAGCGGCCGGGGTGTTTACGCAGAACCGTTTTTGCGCCGCGCCGGTGACCGTGGCCAAGCAGCATTTGGCGCACGCTGCCATCCGCGTCTTGGTGGTCAACACCGGCAACGCCAATGCCGGAACCGGCGAGGTAGGCATTCAGCATGCCCTGGCAACCTGTGCCGAAGCTGGCCGGTTGTTGGGTTGCGACACACAGCAGGTGCTGCCGTTTTCGACCGGCGTGATCATGGAGCCGTTGCCGGTCGATAAGATTGTTCAAGGATTGCCCGCCGCAGTGGCGAATTGCAAAGCGGATAACTGGTTTAACGCCGCGCACGCGATCATGACCACGGACATCGTGCCGAAGGCGGCCTCAAAGCAAGTGCAGATCGGCGGCAAGACGGTCACGGTGACCGGCATCGCCAAAGGCTCCGGCATGATCCGCCCAAATATGGCGACGATGCTGGGGTATGTCGCGACCGATGCGGTCATCAGCCAGCCTTTGTTGCAAGAGTTGGTGAAATACGCAGCGGATCATTCGTTCAACCGCATCACGGTGGACGGTGACACCTCGACCAACGACGCGTTCATCGTCGTGGCGACCGGAAAAGCCGGGAATGCGGAAATCACCCGGCAAGACAGCAGCGAATTTAACCAATTGCAGCAAGCCGTGACCGCGATTGCCGCCGAGCTGGCGAAAATGATCGTGCGCGACGGCGAAGGCGCGACCAAATTCATTACCGTGCAAATCGAAGCGGGCAAGGATGCCGGTGAATGCGCCAAAGTGGCGTACGCGATTGCACATTCGCCGCTGGTCAAAACCGCTTTTTTCGCCTCCGACCCGAATCTGGGCCGAATTCTCGCGGCGATCGGTTACGCCGGAATCGATGATCTAAACGTCGACGGCATTCAACTGTATCTCGACGATGTGCTGGTTGCGGAAAAAGGCGGCCGGGCAGCCAATTATCGCGAAGCGGATGGGCAGCGCGTGATGAATCAAGCTGAAATCACCATCCGGGTCGTGCTCAATCGCGGTAGCGCATCGACTACGGTGTGGACCTGCGATTTTTCCTACGATTATGTGAAGATTAATGCCAGCTACCGCAGCTGA
- a CDS encoding cold-shock protein, with protein MATGVVKWFNDAKGFGFITPDNGGEDLFAHFSAINSNGFKSLREAQRVTFDVTTGPKGKQASNIVPQ; from the coding sequence ATGGCAACAGGTGTAGTTAAATGGTTCAATGACGCTAAAGGTTTTGGCTTTATTACCCCAGATAACGGTGGAGAAGATTTGTTTGCACACTTCTCTGCAATCAACAGTAACGGTTTCAAATCATTGCGTGAAGCACAACGTGTTACTTTCGATGTAACGACAGGCCCTAAAGGCAAGCAAGCATCGAACATTGTGCCGCAGTAA
- a CDS encoding response regulator transcription factor, producing the protein MRLGILEDEPTQVAIYELLLSPDRYQCEFFGTIASFLDALRDERFDLLVIDWILPDGTAGEALKWIRGNMDWHIPIICVTSRNSESDVVNVLHMGADDYFVKSSRHFELLARIETLARRSREKPPAMLQFGPYKIDSENQAICVDGKNAGLTQKEFVLACYLFQNMNKLLSRIHLLEKIWGLSAEIDTRTVDTHISRIRNKLNLATRSEWDILTIYGYGYRLQHAKTVEPVR; encoded by the coding sequence ATGCGTTTAGGAATACTTGAAGACGAGCCCACTCAGGTAGCCATCTATGAGCTACTGCTTTCGCCCGATCGCTACCAATGTGAATTTTTTGGAACCATAGCATCCTTTCTCGATGCGCTGCGGGATGAAAGATTTGATCTGCTCGTGATCGATTGGATATTGCCGGATGGTACTGCCGGGGAAGCGCTGAAATGGATCCGAGGAAATATGGATTGGCATATTCCGATTATTTGTGTGACTTCGCGTAACAGTGAATCGGATGTCGTTAATGTTTTGCATATGGGCGCGGATGATTATTTCGTGAAATCTTCCCGGCATTTTGAGTTGCTCGCCAGAATTGAGACGTTGGCGCGTCGTAGCCGCGAAAAGCCGCCCGCAATGTTGCAATTCGGTCCCTATAAGATTGATTCAGAAAATCAAGCAATCTGTGTCGATGGCAAAAATGCCGGACTTACCCAGAAAGAATTCGTGCTGGCCTGCTATCTGTTTCAGAATATGAATAAACTGCTGTCGAGAATTCACTTGTTGGAAAAAATATGGGGATTGTCGGCAGAAATCGATACCCGTACCGTGGACACGCACATCAGCCGGATCCGGAATAAGCTCAATCTCGCCACGCGAAGTGAATGGGATATTTTGACAATCTACGGTTATGGTTACCGCTTGCAACATGCCAAAACTGTTGAGCCGGTTAGATAA